From Brassica oleracea var. oleracea cultivar TO1000 chromosome C3, BOL, whole genome shotgun sequence, a single genomic window includes:
- the LOC106332052 gene encoding uncharacterized protein LOC106332052, which yields MEDYNRQRAYGDGGMQIQPYHGGGPGTGDFRSYSASYATETNIYNIKKEKSIARSKSWGITDPELQRKKRVASYKMYSVEGKVKGSFRKSFRWLKQRYTQVVYGWW from the coding sequence ATGGAAGACTACAACCGTCAAAGAGCCTACGGAGACGGAGGGATGCAGATCCAGCCTTACCACGGCGGCGGTCCGGGAACCGGCGACTTCAGGAGCTACAGCGCCTCGTACGCGACGGAGACCAACATCTACAATATCAAGAAGGAGAAATCGATAGCGAGGTCGAAGTCTTGGGGTATAACGGACCCGGAGCTCCAGAGGAAGAAAAGGGTCGCGAGCTACAAGATGTATAGTGTTGAAGGCAAAGTCAAAGGCTCTTTTAGAAAAAGTTTCAGATGGCTTAAGCAGAGGTACACACAGGTCGTTTATGGCTGGTGGTGA